The following proteins are encoded in a genomic region of Oceanisphaera profunda:
- a CDS encoding MinD/ParA family ATP-binding protein, with the protein MNNWFQDQASGLRLMQKTSRVQVISVTGGKGGVGKTNITLNMASAMAAQGKKVMVLDADLGLANVDVLLGIRVTRNLSHVLRGECSLDEVLVEGPQGMMIIPATSGNQSMTELSPLEHVSLIRAFSEMKTPIDILLVDTAAGISDMVLSFSRAAQEVMVIVCDEPTSITDAYALIKILSRDYGVFRFKIVANMVRSQREGQELFAKLTRVTDRFLDAALELVACVPFDGNLRLAVRRQTLVVNQYPTSPSAMAIKQLASKAISWPAPERAGGHLQFFIENLLKPPVAETDVRSE; encoded by the coding sequence ATGAATAATTGGTTTCAAGACCAAGCAAGTGGACTGCGGCTTATGCAAAAAACCAGCAGAGTACAGGTTATTTCAGTCACCGGCGGCAAAGGTGGCGTGGGCAAAACTAATATCACGCTGAATATGGCCTCGGCCATGGCAGCTCAGGGCAAAAAGGTGATGGTGTTGGATGCGGACTTAGGTCTGGCCAACGTCGATGTGTTGCTGGGTATTCGGGTGACGCGTAATTTGTCACACGTATTGCGCGGCGAATGCAGCCTTGATGAGGTATTAGTCGAAGGCCCGCAAGGCATGATGATTATTCCGGCTACCTCGGGCAATCAGTCAATGACTGAATTGTCGCCGCTGGAGCATGTGAGTTTAATACGCGCCTTTAGCGAAATGAAAACGCCCATCGATATTTTATTAGTCGATACGGCAGCCGGTATCTCGGACATGGTATTGAGCTTTTCTCGCGCCGCCCAAGAGGTGATGGTAATAGTGTGCGATGAGCCCACCTCCATTACCGACGCCTATGCCTTGATCAAAATATTATCCCGGGATTACGGGGTATTTCGTTTTAAGATCGTCGCTAACATGGTGCGCAGTCAGCGCGAAGGCCAAGAGTTGTTTGCCAAGCTTACCCGCGTCACCGACAGATTCTTGGATGCGGCACTGGAGTTGGTGGCCTGTGTGCCCTTTGATGGCAACTTACGGTTAGCGGTGCGCCGCCAAACTTTGGTGGTTAATCAATATCCTACTTCGCCGTCGGCCATGGCCATTAAGCAGTTGGCCAGTAAAGCCATCAGTTGGCCAGCCCCCGAGCGAGCCGGAGGCCATTTGCAATTTTTCATCGAAAATCTATTAAAACCGCCGGTGGCAGAGACAGATGTCAGGAGCGAATAA